The Microbacter sp. GSS18 genome has a segment encoding these proteins:
- a CDS encoding type IV pilus twitching motility protein PilT: MSTMILDSMLSAAAHLRASDVHLTANARPLMRVDGDLVPIPGYDDPIAASWLEAAAYELMAPGQREEFHTHHEVDLAHASDGLGRFRVNVYRQLGAIAVALRFVPNRVFTLEQLGAPEICRELALKPRGLVLLTGPTGSGKSTTLTAMVDIINHIVPAHVITIEDPIEFHHESKKALIHQREIGADTGSFAEALRRVLRQDPDVILIGELRDPESIRAALSAAETGHLVLSTLHTQGAAKSINRIIDVFPADQQHQIRAQLGDTLQGVISQTLMPLSQTEGRTIATEVLINTPAVANMIREGQVAQLQSAMQAGQAVGMHTLDQDLKRLVGEGVISRNVAKSYAVDPTSLDDVYVRSSDLDAEEWSYRAGEWHHEDTEV; encoded by the coding sequence ATGAGCACGATGATTCTCGACAGCATGCTCTCCGCTGCTGCGCACTTGCGTGCATCTGACGTGCACCTCACCGCCAACGCGCGACCCCTTATGCGTGTAGACGGCGACCTGGTTCCGATTCCTGGCTACGACGACCCAATCGCGGCGTCTTGGCTTGAGGCGGCGGCGTACGAACTCATGGCACCGGGACAGCGCGAGGAGTTCCACACGCACCACGAGGTCGACCTCGCACATGCGTCAGATGGACTTGGCCGGTTCCGCGTAAACGTCTATCGCCAGCTCGGTGCGATCGCCGTTGCGCTGCGCTTCGTTCCGAATCGTGTCTTCACACTCGAGCAGCTGGGAGCGCCTGAGATCTGCCGCGAGCTCGCGCTCAAGCCGCGCGGTCTGGTGTTGCTCACGGGCCCGACGGGATCGGGCAAGTCCACGACACTGACGGCGATGGTGGACATTATCAACCACATCGTGCCCGCTCACGTGATCACGATCGAGGACCCGATCGAGTTCCATCACGAGAGCAAGAAGGCGCTTATCCACCAACGTGAGATCGGGGCCGATACGGGTTCGTTCGCGGAAGCCCTACGTCGCGTCCTTCGCCAGGACCCAGATGTGATCCTCATCGGTGAGCTGCGAGACCCCGAATCGATCCGCGCGGCACTTTCGGCGGCGGAGACGGGACATCTCGTGCTCTCGACCCTGCACACCCAGGGCGCCGCGAAGAGCATCAACCGAATCATTGATGTGTTCCCGGCGGACCAGCAGCATCAGATCCGCGCACAGCTCGGCGATACGCTCCAGGGTGTGATCAGCCAGACACTCATGCCGCTGTCGCAGACCGAGGGGCGGACGATCGCAACCGAGGTCCTGATCAACACGCCCGCTGTCGCGAACATGATTCGTGAGGGCCAGGTGGCGCAACTCCAATCGGCAATGCAGGCCGGTCAGGCCGTAGGCATGCACACGCTCGATCAGGACCTCAAACGCCTCGTCGGCGAGGGAGTCATCTCTCGGAACGTCGCAAAGTCCTACGCGGTCGACCCGACGTCTCTCGACGACGTCTACGTGCGCTCGAGTGATCTCGATGCTGAGGAGTGGAGCTACCGCGCGGGCGAGTGGCACCATGAGGACACGGAGGTTTGA
- a CDS encoding YihY/virulence factor BrkB family protein has protein sequence MRGVIEWAKGVYDAVMRLVKKVIAWVLTLKIVRAFLLYVEKRGPMLSDGITYRALFSIFAGVLLTFSFAALWLSGNPDVIQALIGSLDAVIPGLVGPDGIIDPENIAPPAGLTLTGIISAIGLVMAAIGAITSLRIAMRTIASTNYDDIAYVWKLMRNLLLAIGTALALVASAVVTFLGTYSVDLVLGWLDRPDGGPADNILTTVVTVGVVYLLDVGAIIALFLMLSGVKPPARALWAGALLGGFGLTVLQQLSGLFVGGATSNPLLASFASLIALLLWVNLSVQVVLIAAAYIVVGVREAEDRVRFKYGAATFAQRKVRQAEVDVQTAADALRAAREAEEKERTGS, from the coding sequence ATGCGAGGCGTGATCGAGTGGGCGAAGGGCGTCTACGACGCGGTGATGCGCCTGGTGAAGAAGGTCATCGCGTGGGTGCTGACGCTCAAGATCGTGCGCGCCTTCCTGCTGTACGTCGAGAAGCGCGGGCCGATGCTGTCGGACGGCATCACGTACCGTGCGCTGTTCAGCATCTTCGCCGGCGTGCTGCTCACGTTCTCGTTCGCGGCGCTGTGGCTGTCGGGCAACCCCGACGTCATCCAGGCGCTCATCGGATCGCTGGATGCCGTGATCCCCGGTCTCGTGGGGCCGGACGGCATCATCGACCCCGAGAACATCGCCCCACCGGCGGGGCTGACCCTCACCGGGATCATCTCGGCCATCGGTCTGGTCATGGCGGCGATCGGAGCGATCACGTCGCTCCGGATCGCGATGCGCACGATCGCGTCGACCAACTACGACGACATCGCGTACGTCTGGAAGCTCATGCGCAACCTGCTGCTCGCCATCGGCACGGCGCTGGCTCTGGTCGCATCGGCCGTCGTCACCTTCCTCGGCACCTACAGCGTCGACCTCGTGCTCGGCTGGCTGGATCGTCCCGATGGGGGACCGGCAGACAACATCCTCACGACGGTCGTCACCGTCGGCGTGGTGTACCTGCTGGACGTCGGCGCCATCATCGCGCTGTTCCTCATGCTGTCGGGCGTGAAGCCGCCGGCGCGTGCGCTGTGGGCCGGGGCGCTGCTGGGCGGGTTCGGACTGACCGTGCTGCAGCAGCTCTCCGGTCTGTTCGTCGGCGGCGCGACCTCGAATCCGCTGCTGGCCTCGTTCGCGTCCTTGATCGCGCTGCTGCTATGGGTGAACCTGTCGGTGCAGGTCGTCCTGATCGCCGCGGCCTACATCGTCGTCGGCGTCCGCGAGGCCGAGGACCGCGTGCGCTTCAAGTACGGCGCCGCGACGTTCGCACAGCGCAAGGTGAGGCAGGCCGAAGTCGACGTCCAGACCGCCGCCGATGCCCTTCGCGCAGCCCGAGAAGCCGAAGAGAAGGAGCGAACCGGCTCATGA
- a CDS encoding type II secretion system F family protein: MALVQEFRYRAVDPTGGGVVKGTIEGSSEAVVTGKLRAQGLTPLDVLPVSKTGLNMEIRLPGLTRHVSAKNLAIFAKQMSGLINAGLPLMRTLGILIEQTEDRKLQPALVSVHADVEAGNSLSGAMARHPDVFPPLMLSIVRVGEAGGFLGAALASIAENYRKEAELQNKVRAAMTYPAIVLFVAILGMLAMITFIVPIFEGMFSSLGSELPLPTRILVVLSDNMIWILPLLLVLVIVLWSVWMRNRHTERVRKVLDPIKLKLPIFGKLTTKMAVARFSRNLSMMLSAGVPIIQALSIVGQASNNWKVEQAIHEVQESIRAGKSFAAPLARAEVFPSMVPQMVAVGEESGTLVEMLASIAEFYEDEVETATSQLSSTIEPILIVVIGVVIGGMVISLYLPIFTLYGDLAAQ; this comes from the coding sequence GTGGCACTCGTTCAGGAGTTTCGCTACAGAGCCGTCGACCCCACCGGGGGTGGCGTCGTCAAGGGCACGATTGAAGGATCCAGCGAGGCAGTTGTCACGGGCAAATTGAGGGCGCAGGGGTTGACGCCTCTGGACGTTCTTCCTGTGTCCAAGACAGGCCTGAACATGGAGATCAGGCTCCCGGGACTGACGCGGCACGTCTCAGCGAAGAACCTCGCGATCTTCGCGAAGCAGATGTCAGGGCTCATCAACGCGGGGCTACCGCTCATGCGGACTCTCGGCATCTTGATTGAGCAAACCGAAGATCGGAAGCTCCAACCTGCCCTGGTTTCGGTCCATGCGGACGTCGAGGCCGGAAACTCGCTCTCTGGCGCGATGGCCCGTCACCCCGACGTGTTTCCGCCGTTGATGCTGAGCATTGTGCGCGTCGGAGAGGCCGGTGGATTCCTCGGTGCGGCACTGGCATCGATTGCGGAGAACTACCGCAAAGAGGCTGAGTTGCAGAACAAGGTCCGCGCGGCGATGACCTATCCTGCCATCGTTCTCTTCGTTGCGATTCTCGGCATGCTCGCGATGATCACGTTCATTGTGCCGATCTTTGAAGGCATGTTTTCTAGCCTCGGCTCGGAACTCCCCTTGCCCACTCGGATCCTCGTCGTCCTGTCGGACAACATGATCTGGATCCTGCCCTTGCTGCTTGTCCTGGTCATCGTTCTGTGGAGCGTCTGGATGCGAAACAGGCACACGGAACGGGTACGCAAGGTCCTCGACCCGATCAAGCTCAAGCTCCCGATTTTCGGAAAGCTAACGACCAAGATGGCTGTTGCCCGCTTCAGCCGCAATCTCTCCATGATGCTCAGCGCGGGTGTGCCCATCATCCAGGCGCTGTCCATCGTCGGTCAGGCGTCGAATAACTGGAAGGTCGAGCAGGCGATTCATGAAGTGCAGGAGTCGATACGCGCCGGCAAGTCGTTCGCCGCGCCACTCGCGCGAGCTGAGGTGTTTCCGAGTATGGTGCCGCAGATGGTCGCTGTCGGCGAAGAGTCGGGAACTCTCGTCGAGATGCTCGCGAGCATAGCCGAGTTCTATGAGGATGAGGTTGAGACCGCGACGTCTCAACTCTCGTCCACGATCGAGCCGATTCTGATCGTCGTCATCGGCGTCGTGATCGGCGGAATGGTCATCTCGCTGTACCTGCCGATTTTCACACTCTATGGGGACCTTGCAGCCCAGTAA
- a CDS encoding ATPase, T2SS/T4P/T4SS family, whose protein sequence is MVEFLAGQQLITHGQIAEAIALNSGHRYVDLSSMALDPNVIGLVPSAVCRKYALIPIDRRGDRLIVGILDPTDIVALDDVASVTDLFVEPVVVAKDALGQMFERFLRSDEELSELQASIEETSSTSGSAFTEELQEQDNDAPVVRFVNLLIAQAINDRASDIHVEPGEKQLTVRFRIDGVLHEMQKADRNIQDGIISRLKIMSSIDIAEKRRPQDGRLSVSHDGRTVDLRVATLPTVWGEKIVMRILDNTGQTMGMRDLLFSSINEQRFRDAISRPHGMVLVTGPTGSGKSTTLYTALREVANPKINVITVEDPVEYRIAGINQVQVNNKAGLTFASALRSILRSDPDVVLVGEIRDKETAVISVEAALTGHLVLSTLHTNDAPSALTRLTEIGTEPFLVATALSAVVAQRLARKLCVRCRAPFTETTEVLSSLGFPHDPEDVPELFKAVGCDTCAGTGYRGRIGLHEVMTMTDELEQLVVTRATGSEMRQIALDQGMVSLRDDGWGKVALGLTTIEEVLRVSI, encoded by the coding sequence ATGGTCGAGTTCCTCGCGGGGCAGCAACTCATCACACACGGCCAGATCGCCGAGGCGATCGCGCTGAACTCGGGGCATCGGTACGTGGATCTGTCGAGCATGGCGCTCGACCCGAACGTCATCGGCCTGGTCCCGAGTGCCGTGTGCCGAAAGTACGCGCTGATCCCGATCGATCGGCGCGGCGATCGGCTGATCGTGGGGATTCTGGATCCCACTGACATCGTCGCGCTCGACGACGTCGCGAGCGTCACCGACCTCTTCGTCGAGCCGGTTGTCGTCGCGAAGGACGCGCTGGGGCAGATGTTCGAGCGGTTCCTGCGCTCGGACGAAGAGCTGAGCGAGCTTCAGGCATCGATCGAAGAGACGTCGTCGACCAGCGGCTCCGCGTTCACCGAGGAATTGCAGGAGCAGGACAACGACGCACCGGTCGTGCGCTTCGTGAACCTGCTGATCGCCCAGGCCATCAACGACCGCGCCAGCGACATCCATGTCGAGCCTGGTGAGAAGCAGCTGACTGTGCGGTTCCGCATCGACGGCGTGCTGCACGAGATGCAGAAGGCCGATCGCAATATTCAGGACGGCATCATCTCCCGCCTGAAGATCATGTCCTCGATCGACATCGCCGAGAAGCGGCGTCCGCAGGACGGCCGCCTGTCGGTGTCTCACGACGGCCGCACGGTGGACCTTCGCGTAGCCACGCTCCCCACGGTGTGGGGCGAGAAGATCGTCATGCGCATCCTCGACAACACCGGCCAGACGATGGGCATGCGTGATCTCCTGTTCTCGAGCATCAACGAGCAGCGCTTCCGCGATGCAATCTCGCGTCCGCACGGGATGGTCCTTGTCACCGGCCCCACAGGCTCCGGAAAGTCGACGACCCTCTACACGGCGCTGCGCGAGGTCGCAAACCCCAAGATCAACGTCATCACCGTCGAGGACCCCGTCGAGTACCGCATCGCGGGCATCAACCAAGTCCAGGTGAACAACAAGGCCGGGCTAACGTTCGCGTCGGCACTGCGTTCGATTCTGCGCTCGGACCCCGACGTCGTGCTCGTTGGCGAGATCCGCGACAAGGAAACAGCCGTTATCTCAGTCGAAGCCGCCCTCACCGGCCATCTCGTGCTTTCGACGCTGCACACCAACGATGCACCCTCAGCGCTGACCCGCCTCACTGAGATCGGCACAGAGCCGTTCCTGGTCGCGACTGCATTGTCGGCCGTAGTCGCCCAACGTCTCGCCCGGAAGCTGTGCGTGCGATGCCGCGCGCCGTTCACCGAGACAACCGAGGTGCTCTCGTCGCTCGGCTTCCCTCACGACCCCGAGGACGTGCCCGAGCTGTTCAAAGCCGTCGGTTGCGACACCTGTGCCGGCACCGGCTACCGCGGCCGAATCGGGCTGCACGAGGTCATGACCATGACAGACGAGCTCGAGCAGCTCGTCGTCACCCGCGCCACCGGCAGCGAGATGCGCCAGATCGCTCTCGATCAGGGCATGGTCTCGCTCCGCGACGATGGTTGGGGCAAGGTCGCACTAGGCCTCACGACAATCGAAGAGGTTCTTCGCGTCTCGATCTGA
- the pilO gene encoding type 4a pilus biogenesis protein PilO — MMPKQLINLLGILVTVGILAVVIALIALPIYFQSLQTSAQTAQVAQTNDVYQAQVDTLRAESERMGEIQASVDALRTQIPEANDLDDVFEVVARAAGSSGVTVESITAGENVAFVPRTEALAIGEATAATQPDASTEASTDGETAAPEAGVSASPDDGRQQVDFVIVASATELSEVVRFLDELRRGPRALSNIETTVTSGDADFSVSVAALTFVLPEA; from the coding sequence ATGATGCCGAAGCAACTAATCAACCTTCTGGGGATCCTCGTGACGGTGGGGATCCTCGCCGTCGTCATCGCGCTGATTGCGCTTCCGATCTACTTCCAGTCGCTTCAGACGAGTGCGCAGACCGCCCAGGTCGCTCAGACGAACGACGTCTACCAGGCACAGGTTGACACGCTTCGTGCCGAGTCCGAACGAATGGGCGAGATTCAGGCTTCTGTTGACGCGCTGCGGACTCAGATCCCGGAAGCGAACGACCTTGACGATGTCTTCGAGGTGGTTGCGCGGGCGGCAGGCTCATCTGGCGTCACCGTGGAATCGATTACGGCGGGTGAGAACGTGGCGTTCGTGCCTCGTACGGAGGCACTGGCGATCGGGGAAGCAACAGCGGCCACACAGCCTGACGCGTCCACCGAAGCCTCTACGGACGGGGAGACGGCCGCGCCCGAGGCCGGAGTGTCGGCCAGCCCTGACGACGGCCGGCAGCAGGTTGACTTCGTCATCGTGGCAAGCGCGACCGAGCTATCGGAGGTTGTCCGGTTCCTCGATGAACTGCGTCGTGGTCCGCGAGCACTCAGCAACATCGAGACGACCGTGACATCGGGCGACGCCGATTTCAGCGTGTCTGTGGCGGCACTGACCTTTGTCCTCCCGGAGGCTTGA